The region GGAGAGGACGGGGGGGAATGTTAGTCGGTTGAGGGATGATGAGTAGTTTGtgtgggaaagggggacgGGAGCAAAGTGGTATGCGTTTACAATCAAGCTTCACGGTGTTTTGCTTTGGAAGAGGTCTGGTCTTGTAAGTTGGGTTTGGCTCGCAGCATCGAGTTATATATCTGGGTTGCTACATAATTAGGATAGTCAAATCACAATTTTATGTGGTCAGTTGTGGTGCATGTGTGTGCGTGTATGTGTCTGTGTGGTAGAAATGAAGCAAAATCGCTATCTACCCCTATTTACTCCGCTGAGTTGTTGTATCCCACCACGCTGTCCTCTCAGAAGACTCTGAAACAAACCCACAAGTTTGACTaaaccaaaaaagaaaactccATTAACGCCCGAAACACAGGCCCCTCCAAGATGAACAGGGATTTTCCGGCCTGTAGTAGGTAGTATAGAACCAAATGCCATATgcttcctttccctccttcGATTCATTCCTTCCTTGTCAATTCCCTAACCTTCCAACCTATCTCAGATGAGAAATCAATCATCATCCCACTCATCCCCATTCCCAATCCCGCTTGGCTGCCCTCCATTCTGCTGAGCCGCcttctgtttctttttcttatcctcctcatcactctcactctcatcatcattcaaCGCCCTCGCCAAATCATCCGGATCCTGCATCTTCGCATCCGGATCCGCCCCCCCAGCCAAATCATCATCCGACTCATCCGCAAAACCTCCCCTGCTATTGCTACTCGTCACACCCTGCTCCTGCGTCGACCCACCACTCTCCCCATCATAAACCCCCTCATCAGCACTAATACTAATCCCCCTACTCCCCCACTTTGCCCTCCCCGGCCTGGCATCCCGCCCAACCTCATGCCTCCCCGGTCCAAGTGCAGGCGCGCTCTCCTCATCATactcatcctcatccgccGCGTTGCTCCCACCCCTCAGGTGCTCGCTCCCAAAAATCTtactcaacaaccaccccctcctcaaatcatccgcatccaccacccccccattccTCAGCTTGACCCTCTGCCTCGTCCAGTACACCCATGCAAAATCCGCATACAGCGCCGTCTGGACAATCCCAAAAATGACACTGATCGGGTTCGGCTTCCGCCCATTCGTGTCCAGCTCCCTGAGGAACCAGTTCAGCAGATACAACCCCCTGTAGCTCCCCAAGAACACAATGTAAAAACTGGTAATCACCGTCGGGACGGTCGTCtgccgcagcagcaacagctgCGGCAAAACGCACACTGACTCCAAGATCTGGGAGAACACCCAAAGCCATTCTGTAAAAGCCCACTCTCGTTTCTTATCAAAGATGAGCAtaaagaagggggagaggacgagggaTCCGGAAAAGACGAGGCCGGCAAGCTTCCAGGCGATTTCCTTTTCGCGCGTGCGGGGGTAGACGAAGCGCATGATGCCGAGGGTGtagaaggaggagaggaggtaaAAGACTTTGAAAAAGTAGTTCCAGGCGTGGGTTTCGACGAAGAGGTCCGTGTAGCGGGTTACGAAGACGAGAGCGTAGAAGAGCTGGGTAAGGAGGGAGACGCCTGAGACACAAAAAGGGTTAGAGATggttgggaaagggggggagggagaaggggaagaaaacTAACCTTCGGCGCTCCTGTTACGGTGGATagagaagatgaggatgcATTTTGCTGTTATGTGCGACAGGTCGGCCGCTATTCTGAAGATCTAGCTGGTTGTGAGCTTTGTCTGATCAATCCTTGTGATTGATTGAGATATCTGGCGTGACATACGTTCCAAGCCATCTTGAACCACTATCCACCCCTGACGGTGTCTGTAGGTGCAAAAGACGCTATCGCAACGTGGAGAGCTTCGAGTTCGGGGGGGACAGGAGCTATGATTGCATCACAAGCAAGGTGCCGCTCGCAAGGGACACCTTGGAAACCAACAACAGGTGGGGTTGCGTAGGTAGTTTCGATGAAAGATGGTAGTATATAGACAGCGTCGCGTACGGCCTGTGTGAAGCTGGTAGCAGAAGAAGCTGGGTGTgcggtgggagaggaagttTTGTCGATTCTGAAAGCGTGCGCGTCAAGCTCTTGATGTGGGTGGTTGCTGAGCTAGGTTGCAGGCGGCAGCGAACTGACAGCACTTTGCAGGCTGGGGAGGCGGGCCGGAGTGGCCCAACGATGATCAGCTGAGGTCAGCTGCGGAATCcctagggttagggttgtatACTGAAAACACATGCTCTATGACACTCGATTTGAGACATCGTTACGTGATTTCCAGGTTTCCATTATGCAAAACACTTCAATCCATTCGGCCCGGGCACTACAAATTCCGCTGATGCGAAAGGCTAAAAAATATGAGAAAAAGGCTCCAAGTCTCTCTTCCACTTCCGGCTGACATCCGGTGCCCTATGCCGGCCGTCTAAACCGGTCCGGAGCCGGCCTCGGCCCGGAAATGGTTCCCCGAGCAGATCAGTTCCGCGGCACGGCGCTGCATCAACTTCCCTCGGATGATTCAGAGCTAAGAATTTCACTTTTGGACAATTGGTCCAATGATTGGTGTGCTCTCATCTTCTCATTACTAGTTTTCAAGGAACAACATCATTCCAAGCTATCAATACAGTacagcagcagtagcagtCATGTTGTTCCTGCTCTCAACAAACCAGCGAACTTGATCCAAAAAATCCAAATACAAAACAATAACCAAATAGATCAAGCTGGTATGAGTTATGctttgctcctcctcgcaGCAAGAAAAATGACCGCCATTAAAACAATGGTACATCTATTCTTCCTAGCCAGGGCTTCCTAATCGGCGTCGCTTCTCTTGGCTCGGCCCAGCCCCGTCCATGAAACTCTTTGCTGCAATTCCTAAGGAGCGCCGTGCAAATGCgggtaaaataaaaagaacaCAGTTAGTGAAATCGCTCAATTGACTTAGGTCTCAAGAGTGACCTTCTGGCCCTTGACTCTGCCGATCACTTGGCCAGGAGCGTACTTGGGAATgacctcgtcgtcgtggaGCATCTCGAACTCCTCGGTGGCATCGCGGCCCATGAAGTTGAGGATAGCCTGGGGACCACCGGGGTGGTCATCGAGCCAGTTGGTGAGGTCCATGACGACACCCTTGACAACAACCCAGAgatcctccttcttgttgtGCTTGGCAACCTCCTCAAGAGTGAACTCCTTGTCGGGGATGGTGAAAGCCTTGGGGTCGGCCTTGgcgggggcagcagcagccttctcggCAGGGGCACCAGTCTGAGCACCGGGAGCAGGGAGAGCAGCCTGCTCACCACCCCACTGGACCGAGATCTTGCCGGGAGTGGAAGGATCGATGTGGAGGGCGATCTGGCCGAGACGGGCAGCGCCAACATTGCCCTTGAGAGCCTGCTGGAAGTGGTAGTTGGCAGCAGAGTCACCGGCAACACGGCCGTAGACGACGCAGCCAAGGAGGGAAGAACCACCAAGACGGTTGGCACCGTGGACACCACCGGCAAGCTCACCGCAGGCGAAGAGACCCTCGAAgggcttgccctccttgttGAGAACCTGGGCCTTGTCGTTGATCTCGATACCACCCATGGTGAAGTGGAGAACGGGCTCCATCAGGGAGACGTGGAAGTCATCATTGATGTCGAGGGGCATGTTGTGGAAGAACTTCTTGCCCCAGGGATCCTTCTGCTTGCCCTCGGCAATGGCGTTGTAGGTCTGGAAGGTCTTCTGGAGGTGCTCGGGAGTGCAGCCGATCTCCTTGGCGAGCTCCTTGCCGGTGATCTTCTTCATGAGACCACGGCCAGAGTAATGGCGAGTGTGGAAGTCAAGGACCTTGGAGGCCTTGGAGTTGAGGACAAGGCGGACAGGGTACTTGcccttgtccttctccttgtggATCATGCCAGAGACGTAGTCACGGTGGCCGAGCTCGTCGCAGAAGCGGTCACCATCACCGTTGAGAAG is a window of Podospora pseudopauciseta strain CBS 411.78 chromosome 1, whole genome shotgun sequence DNA encoding:
- the OSM2 gene encoding Osmotic growth protein (COG:C; EggNog:ENOG503NU5S); this encodes MASNTVIVVGGGLAGLSAAHSIYLAGGNVHVLDKQGFFGGNSTKATSGINGALTRTQVDLGIQDSVKQFYDDTLKSARDKARPDLIKVLTYKSAAAVEWLQDVFNLDLTLVSRLGGHSQPRTHRGHDAKFPGMAITYALMQRLEELAETEPHRVKITKKARVVDLIKEGNVISGVKAEHEGQTLTIHGPVVLATGGYAADFGEGSLLQKHRPDTMGLATTNGSHATGDGQKLVMKIGGNGIDMDKVQVHPTGLVDPKDPGSKWKFLAAEALRGEGGILLNGDGDRFCDELGHRDYVSGMIHKEKDKGKYPVRLVLNSKASKVLDFHTRHYSGRGLMKKITGKELAKEIGCTPEHLQKTFQTYNAIAEGKQKDPWGKKFFHNMPLDINDDFHVSLMEPVLHFTMGGIEINDKAQVLNKEGKPFEGLFACGELAGGVHGANRLGGSSLLGCVVYGRVAGDSAANYHFQQALKGNVGAARLGQIALHIDPSTPGKISVQWGGEQAALPAPGAQTGAPAEKAAAAPAKADPKAFTIPDKEFTLEEVAKHNKKEDLWVVVKGVVMDLTNWLDDHPGGPQAILNFMGRDATEEFEMLHDDEVIPKYAPGQVIGRVKGQKVTLET
- a CDS encoding hypothetical protein (COG:U; EggNog:ENOG503NXPD) translates to MAWNIFRIAADLSHITAKCILIFSIHRNRSAEGVSLLTQLFYALVFVTRYTDLFVETHAWNYFFKVFYLLSSFYTLGIMRFVYPRTREKEIAWKLAGLVFSGSLVLSPFFMLIFDKKREWAFTEWLWVFSQILESVCVLPQLLLLRQTTVPTVITSFYIVFLGSYRGLYLLNWFLRELDTNGRKPNPISVIFGIVQTALYADFAWVYWTRQRVKLRNGGVVDADDLRRGWLLSKIFGSEHLRGGSNAADEDEYDEESAPALGPGRHEVGRDARPGRAKWGSRGISISADEGVYDGESGGSTQEQGVTSSNSRGGFADESDDDLAGGADPDAKMQDPDDLARALNDDESESDEEDKKKKQKAAQQNGGQPSGIGNGDEWDDD